The sequence GCACGTACTGCCGGAGCGCGTGGAACGAGATGTCGCTCGAGGACAGGTCGCGGGTCGGATTGCCCTCGAGGTCGCGGATGAGCCCGGTGCTGGTGGACGGGATCCCGATGGTGCGCGGGTGCACGAAGAGCTCGACGACGTCGGTCCACTCGAGCTCGCGGCGCACCAGGCCGATCGGGTCGCCGCGGACGGTCCGGACCGGACCCACCGGGACCACGCCGCGCCGGTCGGTCGGGACGGCGAAGGAGTCGTCGATGGAGTCGCCCCCGCGGAGACCGGGCAGGCTGATCTCGGCCAGCCCCTGGCCGACCGGGATCTCGACGGTGACGCCGAGGATGCGGCGCCTGGTCGGATTCGACACCGTCACCCGGCCGACGGCCGACTCGCCGACCGCAACGCGACGGTGCGGGAGGTCGAGATCGATGGTGAAGGCGCTGCGTCCGACCGCGTAGAGCGCCGCCAGGCAGAGCAGGACGACGACGGCGAAGCCGACCGCGACGAGTTCGACCCAGCCCAGCAGGTACCCGGCCACGAGGCTCGCCGGCGCGAGGACCAGCAGCACCCAGCCGACGCTGGTGATGACACTGGAGGCGGCTCGGACAGCACGCCCGACGATCCGCCTGAGCGACCGCCAGGTGCGGACCAGGACGATGACCAGGTCGGCCGTGAACCCGGTCCGGTCACCGACGATCCTGGTGCGGGCGTTGGTGAGCCCCTCGGTGCCGGTGCCGTACTGGGCGTCCGTCGTCGCGCCCCGCACGCGCCCGGCGGTCCGGGACGTGGCACCGCGAGCGACGACGGGGCTCGACTCCCGCGACGCCGCGCCTCGCGCGCTCGGGCGGGTCTGGGTGCGACCGGTTGCGGCCGCGCGACCCCGGGAGCCGCGGGTCTTCTCGTCCTGCGCGGTCGGAGTCGCGGTCGGCGTCGGCGTCTGCTTCGGCGTCTGCTTCGAAGGAGGCGGGGTCGGCGATCTCATCTCGGACGCCGGGGCGCCCTGAGGCGGGAGGGGCCGGGGACGCGCAGGATCACGCCGACACCCGTTCCGCAGGGGGCGCGATCTCGATGAGCAGCTGGCTCACGATGCTCGACGGAGTGACCCCGTCGAACTCCGCCTCGGGGTCGAGGACGATGCGGTGCGCGAGGACCGGCTCGGCGAGCAGCTTGACGTCGTCGGGGGTGACGTAGTGGCGGCCGGTCGAGGCGGCGTAGGTCTTGGCGACGCGGACCAGGGCGAGCGCCCCGCGAACGCTCACGCCGAGCCGGACCTCCGGAGCCGTCCGGGTCGCCTCGACGATCCGGGCGACGTAGTCGGCCACGACGGGGTCGACGTGGACCGTCCGGGCGAGACGCGACATCTCGGTGACGACGCCGGCCTCGACGATCGGCGTGAGGGAGCCCTCGTGCACCCTCGTCGCAGAGCCCTCGAGGATGCGGAGGGTCGCAGCGTGGTCGGGGTAGCCGATCGAGGTCTTCATCAGGAACCGGTCGAGCTGGGCCTCGGGCAGCCGGTACGTGCCCGCCTGCTCGATCGGGTTCTGCGTCGCGATCACCATGAACGGCGCGTCGACCGGGTGGCTCACGCCGTCGACGGTGACCCGGGACTCCTCCATGACCTCGAGGAGCGCCGACTGCGTCTTCGGGCTCGCCCGGTTGATCTCGTCGGCGAGGACGATGTTCGCGAAGACCGGCCCCGGGTGGAACTCGAACTCGGCCGACTTCTGGTCGTAGATGCTGACGCCCGTGATGTCGCCGGGGAGGAGGTCGGGGGTGAACTGGATGCGGCTGCTCCGCCCCTGGACCGTCTGCGCGAGGGCGCGGGCGAGCGAGGTCTTGCCGGTGCCCGGGAAGTCCTCGAGGAGCAGGTGGCCCTCGCTGAGCAGC is a genomic window of Frondihabitans peucedani containing:
- a CDS encoding DUF58 domain-containing protein, with the protein product MRSPTPPPSKQTPKQTPTPTATPTAQDEKTRGSRGRAAATGRTQTRPSARGAASRESSPVVARGATSRTAGRVRGATTDAQYGTGTEGLTNARTRIVGDRTGFTADLVIVLVRTWRSLRRIVGRAVRAASSVITSVGWVLLVLAPASLVAGYLLGWVELVAVGFAVVVLLCLAALYAVGRSAFTIDLDLPHRRVAVGESAVGRVTVSNPTRRRILGVTVEIPVGQGLAEISLPGLRGGDSIDDSFAVPTDRRGVVPVGPVRTVRGDPIGLVRRELEWTDVVELFVHPRTIGIPSTSTGLIRDLEGNPTRDLSSSDISFHALRQYVPGDERRHIHWKSSARAGEYLVRQFEETRRSHIVIALSLANADFATEDEFELAVSVAASLGVRAIRDAREVSVVVSESTPAFAKRKTLAVKSLSTISRVRLLDELAVVTYDESALGITDVARVTGEQVSGISVAFLVVGSTTGITRLRAAAAAFPPGVEAVAIVCDPDTVPGMRRVADMTILTVGYLEDLQKSLAKSVSS
- a CDS encoding MoxR family ATPase — translated: MSMTPEQATWFADIFARLVGNVDRILLGKSFVIKLSFTALLSEGHLLLEDFPGTGKTSLARALAQTVQGRSSRIQFTPDLLPGDITGVSIYDQKSAEFEFHPGPVFANIVLADEINRASPKTQSALLEVMEESRVTVDGVSHPVDAPFMVIATQNPIEQAGTYRLPEAQLDRFLMKTSIGYPDHAATLRILEGSATRVHEGSLTPIVEAGVVTEMSRLARTVHVDPVVADYVARIVEATRTAPEVRLGVSVRGALALVRVAKTYAASTGRHYVTPDDVKLLAEPVLAHRIVLDPEAEFDGVTPSSIVSQLLIEIAPPAERVSA